One part of the Odontesthes bonariensis isolate fOdoBon6 chromosome 13, fOdoBon6.hap1, whole genome shotgun sequence genome encodes these proteins:
- the LOC142397142 gene encoding uncharacterized protein LOC142397142 — translation MLGGKLPEESVTNNMHLDEIPPELKCLNSLEEHLIARHIPFMKLLCLPRGRQRACHGPCVSVPVDNSSVTNILPRNECDDKMIRVKLKRKLTYKGHYEYMYVHTDRVRNALRYLMANNKWYDDVIFNDEWVNTLNGSDQCEANEDNQELPANSDDENNSDDESKLEPEQAEEELTYIKDQSGLLSDTSLQPVNLGSEIIDQNFQDILSVAPAEGNSPVRLLSDKTNEAKCFPALFPLGGPTFHDERESKITLSRYLNCRILNADGRFGRNTDYIFYAQYISEVHQVISGVSVAMRKGGGKSSLKEASDMLLNSDSLSKILRNDEGYKFLRGIRGTPPYWMAVQKDLFSMIRQLSIPTFFISMSSADLRWPEMLASLLRLEGKETPVEELDWSQKCALIGRNPVTAARMFDHRWHCFLRDVILSPAEPIGKIKDYFYRVEFQQRGSPHVHCLFWVEDAPKIDKDSDADVVRFIDRYISCDIPPESDAELHEVVSSVQKHSTKHSKTCRKKNTVCRFNFPRPPSSRTFITRAGNSEDLNGKDENTNASAIIKKVKTALANPDLSFDTADAFFESLGIHQGLFERAYTICSKKKSIVHKRNPSDIWVNQYNKDLLRAWQGNMDIQYVTDAYSVVVYILSYITKAEQEMGLLLQRAQKEAMNGNLDAKAAFQQLGSVYLHNREVSAQEAVYRLTRMRLKECSRDVQFIPVGENPVRMSLPLHVLQAKAQLQQPDDDSSIWMTNVVERYKSRPRSAEMEELCLASFCSQYRVLSKSEVSPQRESQDIIQLNNNRGFIRKRTRTQPAVVRYPRFSHTKNPEKYFHSLLQLFLPYYEDFHLRPPQFETYEQFYTTGAVKCGSDIQKVQSIVDSNKALFEKESDEIDKAKQLLDNDIDLEDAWAQICPETESERLSCLDMKHKAVDDEEGSDDVGDLIPDLTANPQTTCTLETNHMTMPRDAALGLLRTLNEEQAAIFYAVRRWCLQILFGQNPEPLRLFITGGAGTGKSHLIKAIQYESTRLLSQIADNPDDVTVLLTAPTGVAAYNIGAKTIHNTFSIGANVKLPYQPLGDEKVNTLRMKMQNLQILIIDEVSMVDHRLLSYVHGRLRQIKQTGDYSLFANVSVICVGDFFQLRPVKGTPLFSDNTEANMWDNNFEVAELTKVLRQENAEFAQMLNRLRVHKKNEHLSEHDVFTLKQRETGEDSTDIHIYATNAEVDKYNITRLQKHCPDAISIDAQDFTRSPKTGRMEPKLGFHTKVFNSCLPRCVSLGIGAKVMLKKNIDVSDGLVNGVCGTVVEIINGEDKDDIPIAIHVEFENPNVGKMQRSKSKRSSERSTIVEVQEDQVSNAGGIRRQFPLTLAWAMTVHKCQGLTVDRAVVSLNKIFAAGQAYVALSRVRTLDGLIIKDFKETAIFCDDKVDTAMKSLPKFNFKSIGSPDTDPVCTIALHNAIFV, via the exons ATGCTTGGAGGAAAACTACCAGAAGAGAGTGTCACCAACAACATGCATTTGGATGAAATTCCACCTGAGCTGAAATGTCTGAACTCTTTGGAGGAACATCTCATTGCTCGTCACATTCCCTTCATGAAGCTGCTGTGTTTGCCACGAGGCCGCCAAAGAGCTTGCCATGGTCCATGTGTCTCTGTACCTGTTGATAACAGTAGTGTGACAAACATTCTGCCAAGGAACGAGTGTGATGACAAAATGATAAGAGTCAAACTGAAACGCAAGTTGACATACAAAGGTCATTATGAGTACATGTATGTCCACACTGATCGTGTAAGGAATGCACTGAGGTATTTGATGGCAAACAATAAGTGGTATGATGATGTCATTTTTAATGATGAATGGGTAAACACTCTGAATGGAAGTGATCAATGCGAGGCAAATGAGGACAACCAAGAGCTGCCAGCTAACAGTGATGATGAAAATAACAGTGATGATGAAAGTAAACTTGAGCCAGAGCAAGCAGAGGAGGAACTGACCTACATTAAAGACCAGAGTGGCCTCTTGTCAGACACATCATTGCAACCTGTCAATCTGGGTTCAGAGATCATTGATCAGAATTTTCAGGATATACTGAGCGTGGCACCAGCTGAAGGCAACAGTCCAGTTCGTTTACTATCTGATAAAACCAACGAGGCCAAATGCTTTCCTGCTCTGTTTCCATTGGGTGGACCAACATTCCACGATGAAAGGGAATCAAAAATAACTCTGTCACGTTACCTGAACTGTCGCATTCTCAACGCTGATGGACGTTTTGGTCGCAACACAGACTACATATTTTATGCACAGTACATATCAGAAGTGCATCAAGTCATATCTGGTGTATCAGTGGCAATGCGCAAAGGTGGCGGCAAATCATCTCTGAAAGAAGCATCAGACATGTTGTTGAACTCAGATTCACTCAGTAAAATATTACGAAATGATGAAGGGTACAAGTTCTTGCGAGGAATTCGTGGAACCCCACCTTACTGGATGGCAGTACAGAAAGATTTGTTCAGTATGATTCGACAACTGTCAATTCCAACGTTTTTCATAAGCATGTCAAGTGCTGATCTGAGATGGCCCGAAATGCTTGCTTCTCTTTTGAGGTTGGAAGGAAAAGAAACACCTGTGGAGGAACTTGACTGGTCTCAAAAATGTGCGCTGATTGGAAGAAATCCAGTTACTGCAGCGAGAATGTTTGACCATcgatggcattgttttcttcgtGATGTAATCCTGTCACCAGCTGAACCCATAGGCAAAATAAAGGACTACTTCTATCGAGTTGAATTCCAACAGCGTGGTTCTCCTCATGTTCACTGTTTGTTTTGGGTGGAAGATGCACCAAAGATTGATAAAGACAGTGATGCTGATGTGGTACGTTTCATAGACAGATACATTTCCTGTGATATTCCACCAGAGTCTGATGCAGAGCTTCATGAGGTTGTGAGCAGCGTACAAAAACATAGCACAAAACACTCAAAAACATGCCGTAAGAAAAATACAGTGTGCCGATTCAATTTCCCACGACCTCCATCAAGCCGTACTTTCATTACAAGAGCTGGGAACTCAGAGGACCTGAATGGAAAAGATGAAAATACCAATGCCAGTGCAATAATAAAGAAAGTGAAAACAGCGTTGGCCAATCCTGACCTGAGTTTTGATACAGCTGATGCTTTTTTTGAGTCTCTTGGGATACATCAAGGCCTGTTTGAGAGAGCATACACCATATGttccaaaaagaaaagcattgtCCATAAGCGAAATCCATCTGATATTTGGGTGAACCAGTACAATAAAGACTTACTGCGTGCTTGGCAAGGAAACATGGACATTCAGTATGTCACCGATGCCTATTCTGTTGTGGTCTACATACTGTCATACATCACAAAAGCAGAACAAGAAATGGGTTTGCTGTTACAGCGTGCACAGAAGGAGGCAATGAATGGAAATCTTGATGCAAAAGCTGCGTTCCAACAGCTCGGCAGCGTCTACCTGCACAACAGAGAAGTTTCAGCTCAAGAGGCAGTGTATCGATTGACTCGTATGCGTTTGAAGGAATGTTCTCGTGATGTACAGTTTATTCCTGTTGGTGAAAATCCTGTTAGGATGAGTTTGCCTTTGCATGTGCTCCAAGCTAAAGCTCAGCTCCAACAGCCTGATGATGACAGTAGCATTTGGATGACTAATGTGGTGGAAAGATACAAGAGCAGACCCAGATCAGCAGAAATGGAGGAGTTATGCCTTGCCAGCTTTTGCTCTCAGTACAGAGTTCTTTCAAAGTCTGAGGTTTCACCACAAAGAGAATCACAGGACATTATACAACTGAACAACAACCGTGGCTTTATCAGAAAAAGGACCAGAACACAGCCTGCTGTTGTGAGATATCCCAGgttttcacacacaaaaaatccAGAAAAGTACTTCCATTCATTGCTGCAGCTGTTTTTGCCTTATTATGAGGACTTCCACCTCAGACCGCCTCAGTTTGAAACATACGAACAGTTCTACACAACTGGTGCAGTGAAATGTGGCTCTGACATCCAAAAAGTGCAGTCAATTGTGGACTCCAACAAAGctttatttgaaaaagaaagcgATGAGATTGACAAAGCTAAGCAGTTGCTGGATAACGACATTGATTTAGAAGACGCTTGGGCTCAGATATGTCCAGAAACAGAAAGCGAACGTCTCAGTTGTTTGGATATGAAACACAAAGCTGTAGATGATGAAGAAGGCAGTGATGATGTTGGTGATCTTATCCCTGACCTGACAGCAAACCCACAGACAACATGCACTCTGGAAACTAATCACATGACAATGCCCCGAGATGCTGCACTAGGTTTATTGCGAACATTGAATGAAGAGCAGGCAGCAATATTTTATGCTGTACGTCGGTGGTGTCTGCAGATACTCTTTGGACAGAATCCTGAACCGTTGCGATTGTTCATTACTGGTGGAGCAGGAACAGGCAAATCCCATTTGATCAAAGCCATCCAGTACGAATCTACACGACTGCTGTCACAGATTGCTGACAATCCAGATGATGTGACTGTGCTCCTTACAGCGCCCACTGGTGTGGCTGCATATAACATTGGTGCTAAAACCATTCACAATACATTCTCCATTGGTGCAAATGTTAAACTGCCATATCAACCTCTTGGTGATGAGAAGGTAAATACTTTAAGGATGAAAATGCAAAACTTGCAGATTTTGATCATTGATGAAGTGTCCATGGTTGACCACCGTCTTTTGTCCTACGTTCATGGCAGACTACGTCAAATAAAACAGACTGGTGATTATTCTTTGTTTGCAAATGTTTCCGTGATCTGCGTGGGTGACTTCTTTCAGTTGAGACCTGTCAAAGGCACACCTCTTTTTTCTGACAACACAGAAGCCAACATGTGGGACAACAACTTTGAAGTGGCTGAGCTTACCAAAGTTTTGAGACAAGAAAATGCAGAATTTGCGCAGATGCTGAATCGCCTCAGAGTTCATAAAAAGAATGAACATCTCAGTGAGCATGATGTGTTTACATTAAAGCAACGTGAAACTGGTGAAGACTCTACAGACATtcacatatatgctacaaatgCAGAGGTTGATAAATACAATATCACTAGACTGCAAAAGCATTGCCCAGATGCAATCAGCATAGATGCCCAAGATTTTACCCGGAGTCCCAAAACTGGAAGAATGGAACCAAAATTAGGCTTCCATACAAAGGTTTTCAACTCGTGCTTGCCAAGGTGTGTGTCTTTGGGCATTGGAGCAAAGGTGATGTTGAAGAAAAATATAGACGTGTCTGACGGCCTCGTCAATGGTGTGTGTGGTAcggttgtggaaattattaatGGTGAAGATAAGGATGACATTCCTATTGCTATCCATGTTGAGTTTGAAAACCCTAATGTTGGAAAGATGCAGAGGTCAAAATCCAAAAGAAGCTCTGAACGCTCTACAATTGTTGAGGTACAAGAGGATCAAGTATCAAATGCTGGTGGAATACGAAGGCAATTTCCTCTCACCCTGGCTTGGGCAATGACAGTACACAAGTGCCAAGGGCTTACTGTTGACAGAGCTGTTGTATCACTCAACAAAATCTTTGCTGCAGGCCAAGCATATGTTGCATTGAGTCGTGTCAGAACTCTTGATGGACTGATTATTAAGGACTTCAAAGAGACAGCTATATTTTGTGATGACAAAGTAGACACAGCCATGAAGAGCTTGCCAAAGTTCAACTTCAAAAGTATTGGTTCACCTGACACTGATCCGGTCTGCACGATTGCACTCCACAAT GCCATCTTCGTATAA